Proteins encoded within one genomic window of Phoenix dactylifera cultivar Barhee BC4 unplaced genomic scaffold, palm_55x_up_171113_PBpolish2nd_filt_p 000658F, whole genome shotgun sequence:
- the LOC103720757 gene encoding uncharacterized protein LOC103720757 isoform X1 translates to MGETAGSRAVSLNSHPAARTFSGTRCSVSLVLWSLVGCILMVHFYSLIPQKDKGEIRIGSSHLSVTRELEEVEEENLYLPPPRGKRSPRAVKRRGPRKPYSVVDEFLDESSELHALFFPDRKSAIDPNKRGKDSMYYYPGRLWLDTEGNPIQAHGGGILFDWRTETYYWYGENKDGPTYQAHRRAAARIDIIGVSCYSSKDLWEWTNEGIVLSGEGTNATHDLHVSNVLERPKVIYNDKSGQYVMWMHIDDANYTKASAGVAVSDSPTGPFTYLYSMRPHDFESRDMTIFKDDDGKAYLIYSSEDNSELHIGPLTDDYLNVTRVMRRILVGRHREAPALFKYEGTYYMITSGCTGWAPNRALAHAAESIMGPWETMGNPCVGGNKIFRSTTFFAQSTFVVPLPGLPGSFIFMADRWKPAELRDSRYVWLPLTVGGVADEPLEYNFGFPLWSRVSIYWHRRWRFPEEWQRTT, encoded by the exons ATGGGTGAGACAGCAGGATCACGCGCCGTATCTCTAAATTCTCACCCCGCGGCGAGGACCTTTTCAG GAACCAGATGCTCTGTATCTCTAGTTTTGTGGAGCTTGGTGGGATGCATCCTCATGGTTCATTTCTATTCTCTGATCCCTCAAAAGGACAAGGGAGAGATCCGTATAGGTTCGAGCCATCTCTCTGTGACCAGAGAATTGGAAGAGGTTGAGGAAGAGAATTTATATTTGCCACCCCCTAGAGGAAAGCGGTCGCCGCGTGCAGTGAAACGAAGGGGACCACGAAAGCCTTATTCAGTGGTTGATGAATTCTtagatgaatcttctgaattgcATGCCCTTTTCTTTCCTGATCGAAAGAGTGCAATAGACCCAAACAAGAGAGGGAAGGACAGCATGTATTACTATCCTGGTAGACTGTGGTTGGACACCGAGGGAAATCCTATTCAAGCACATGGAGGGGGCATTTTATTTGATTGGAGGACAGAGACCTACTATTGGTATGGGGAGAACAAAGACGGCCCAACTTATCAGGCACATAGGAGAGCAGCTGCACGG ATTGACATCATTGGAGTTAGTTGCTACTCCTCGAAGGACTTGTGGGAATGGACAAATGAAGGCATTGTGCTGTCAGGAGAAGGAACCAATGCCACCCATGATCTCCATGTATCCAATGTGCTTGAGAGACCCAAAGTGATATACAATGATAAGAGTGGTCAGTATGTCATGTGGATGCACATAGATGATGCTAACTACACCAAAGCTTCAGCGGGTGTGGCCGTCAGTGACTCTCCAACAGGACCTTTCACATACCTTTATAGCATGCGCCCTCATGATTTTGAGAGTAGGGATATGACCATCTTCAAAGATGACGATGGGAAGGCCTATCTAATCTACTCTTCCGAGGACAACAGCGAGCTCCATATTGGTCCACTAACTGATGATTATCTCAATGTCACAAGAGTGATGAGGAGGATTCTGGTGGGACGACATAGGGAAGCTCCTGCCCTGTTCAAGTACGAGGGAACCTACTACATGATCACCTCTGGTTGTACCGGGTGGGCTCCAAACAGAGCATTGGCTCATGCAGCAGAGTCAATAATGGGCCCTTGGGAAACAATGGGAAATCCTTGCGTTGGAGGGAACAAGATTTTCAGGTCGACGACATTCTTCGCTCAGAGCACATTTGTAGTCCCGCTGCCAGGGTTACCAGGTTCATTCATCTTCATGGCAGATCGATGGAAGCCGGCAGAGCTGAGGGATTCCAGGTATGTATGGCTGCCTTTAACTGTAGGGGGAGTGGCTGATGAGCCTCTAGAGTACAATTTTGGGTTCCCATTGTGGTCTAGAGTGTCCATTTATTGGCATAGAAGATGGAGGTTCCCAGAAGAGTGGCAAAGAACTACATAA
- the LOC103720757 gene encoding uncharacterized protein LOC103720757 isoform X2 has protein sequence MRMGNKNRKSSAFRCSAGTRCSVSLVLWSLVGCILMVHFYSLIPQKDKGEIRIGSSHLSVTRELEEVEEENLYLPPPRGKRSPRAVKRRGPRKPYSVVDEFLDESSELHALFFPDRKSAIDPNKRGKDSMYYYPGRLWLDTEGNPIQAHGGGILFDWRTETYYWYGENKDGPTYQAHRRAAARIDIIGVSCYSSKDLWEWTNEGIVLSGEGTNATHDLHVSNVLERPKVIYNDKSGQYVMWMHIDDANYTKASAGVAVSDSPTGPFTYLYSMRPHDFESRDMTIFKDDDGKAYLIYSSEDNSELHIGPLTDDYLNVTRVMRRILVGRHREAPALFKYEGTYYMITSGCTGWAPNRALAHAAESIMGPWETMGNPCVGGNKIFRSTTFFAQSTFVVPLPGLPGSFIFMADRWKPAELRDSRYVWLPLTVGGVADEPLEYNFGFPLWSRVSIYWHRRWRFPEEWQRTT, from the exons atgaGGATGGGGAACAAAAACCGGAAATCATCTGCTTTCCGTTGCAGTGCAGGAACCAGATGCTCTGTATCTCTAGTTTTGTGGAGCTTGGTGGGATGCATCCTCATGGTTCATTTCTATTCTCTGATCCCTCAAAAGGACAAGGGAGAGATCCGTATAGGTTCGAGCCATCTCTCTGTGACCAGAGAATTGGAAGAGGTTGAGGAAGAGAATTTATATTTGCCACCCCCTAGAGGAAAGCGGTCGCCGCGTGCAGTGAAACGAAGGGGACCACGAAAGCCTTATTCAGTGGTTGATGAATTCTtagatgaatcttctgaattgcATGCCCTTTTCTTTCCTGATCGAAAGAGTGCAATAGACCCAAACAAGAGAGGGAAGGACAGCATGTATTACTATCCTGGTAGACTGTGGTTGGACACCGAGGGAAATCCTATTCAAGCACATGGAGGGGGCATTTTATTTGATTGGAGGACAGAGACCTACTATTGGTATGGGGAGAACAAAGACGGCCCAACTTATCAGGCACATAGGAGAGCAGCTGCACGG ATTGACATCATTGGAGTTAGTTGCTACTCCTCGAAGGACTTGTGGGAATGGACAAATGAAGGCATTGTGCTGTCAGGAGAAGGAACCAATGCCACCCATGATCTCCATGTATCCAATGTGCTTGAGAGACCCAAAGTGATATACAATGATAAGAGTGGTCAGTATGTCATGTGGATGCACATAGATGATGCTAACTACACCAAAGCTTCAGCGGGTGTGGCCGTCAGTGACTCTCCAACAGGACCTTTCACATACCTTTATAGCATGCGCCCTCATGATTTTGAGAGTAGGGATATGACCATCTTCAAAGATGACGATGGGAAGGCCTATCTAATCTACTCTTCCGAGGACAACAGCGAGCTCCATATTGGTCCACTAACTGATGATTATCTCAATGTCACAAGAGTGATGAGGAGGATTCTGGTGGGACGACATAGGGAAGCTCCTGCCCTGTTCAAGTACGAGGGAACCTACTACATGATCACCTCTGGTTGTACCGGGTGGGCTCCAAACAGAGCATTGGCTCATGCAGCAGAGTCAATAATGGGCCCTTGGGAAACAATGGGAAATCCTTGCGTTGGAGGGAACAAGATTTTCAGGTCGACGACATTCTTCGCTCAGAGCACATTTGTAGTCCCGCTGCCAGGGTTACCAGGTTCATTCATCTTCATGGCAGATCGATGGAAGCCGGCAGAGCTGAGGGATTCCAGGTATGTATGGCTGCCTTTAACTGTAGGGGGAGTGGCTGATGAGCCTCTAGAGTACAATTTTGGGTTCCCATTGTGGTCTAGAGTGTCCATTTATTGGCATAGAAGATGGAGGTTCCCAGAAGAGTGGCAAAGAACTACATAA
- the LOC103720757 gene encoding uncharacterized protein LOC103720757 isoform X3 — MVHFYSLIPQKDKGEIRIGSSHLSVTRELEEVEEENLYLPPPRGKRSPRAVKRRGPRKPYSVVDEFLDESSELHALFFPDRKSAIDPNKRGKDSMYYYPGRLWLDTEGNPIQAHGGGILFDWRTETYYWYGENKDGPTYQAHRRAAARIDIIGVSCYSSKDLWEWTNEGIVLSGEGTNATHDLHVSNVLERPKVIYNDKSGQYVMWMHIDDANYTKASAGVAVSDSPTGPFTYLYSMRPHDFESRDMTIFKDDDGKAYLIYSSEDNSELHIGPLTDDYLNVTRVMRRILVGRHREAPALFKYEGTYYMITSGCTGWAPNRALAHAAESIMGPWETMGNPCVGGNKIFRSTTFFAQSTFVVPLPGLPGSFIFMADRWKPAELRDSRYVWLPLTVGGVADEPLEYNFGFPLWSRVSIYWHRRWRFPEEWQRTT, encoded by the exons ATGGTTCATTTCTATTCTCTGATCCCTCAAAAGGACAAGGGAGAGATCCGTATAGGTTCGAGCCATCTCTCTGTGACCAGAGAATTGGAAGAGGTTGAGGAAGAGAATTTATATTTGCCACCCCCTAGAGGAAAGCGGTCGCCGCGTGCAGTGAAACGAAGGGGACCACGAAAGCCTTATTCAGTGGTTGATGAATTCTtagatgaatcttctgaattgcATGCCCTTTTCTTTCCTGATCGAAAGAGTGCAATAGACCCAAACAAGAGAGGGAAGGACAGCATGTATTACTATCCTGGTAGACTGTGGTTGGACACCGAGGGAAATCCTATTCAAGCACATGGAGGGGGCATTTTATTTGATTGGAGGACAGAGACCTACTATTGGTATGGGGAGAACAAAGACGGCCCAACTTATCAGGCACATAGGAGAGCAGCTGCACGG ATTGACATCATTGGAGTTAGTTGCTACTCCTCGAAGGACTTGTGGGAATGGACAAATGAAGGCATTGTGCTGTCAGGAGAAGGAACCAATGCCACCCATGATCTCCATGTATCCAATGTGCTTGAGAGACCCAAAGTGATATACAATGATAAGAGTGGTCAGTATGTCATGTGGATGCACATAGATGATGCTAACTACACCAAAGCTTCAGCGGGTGTGGCCGTCAGTGACTCTCCAACAGGACCTTTCACATACCTTTATAGCATGCGCCCTCATGATTTTGAGAGTAGGGATATGACCATCTTCAAAGATGACGATGGGAAGGCCTATCTAATCTACTCTTCCGAGGACAACAGCGAGCTCCATATTGGTCCACTAACTGATGATTATCTCAATGTCACAAGAGTGATGAGGAGGATTCTGGTGGGACGACATAGGGAAGCTCCTGCCCTGTTCAAGTACGAGGGAACCTACTACATGATCACCTCTGGTTGTACCGGGTGGGCTCCAAACAGAGCATTGGCTCATGCAGCAGAGTCAATAATGGGCCCTTGGGAAACAATGGGAAATCCTTGCGTTGGAGGGAACAAGATTTTCAGGTCGACGACATTCTTCGCTCAGAGCACATTTGTAGTCCCGCTGCCAGGGTTACCAGGTTCATTCATCTTCATGGCAGATCGATGGAAGCCGGCAGAGCTGAGGGATTCCAGGTATGTATGGCTGCCTTTAACTGTAGGGGGAGTGGCTGATGAGCCTCTAGAGTACAATTTTGGGTTCCCATTGTGGTCTAGAGTGTCCATTTATTGGCATAGAAGATGGAGGTTCCCAGAAGAGTGGCAAAGAACTACATAA